A window of Apium graveolens cultivar Ventura chromosome 8, ASM990537v1, whole genome shotgun sequence contains these coding sequences:
- the LOC141679197 gene encoding uncharacterized protein LOC141679197 codes for MVISFSSKDYEGINPNHNEALVVTLYIFDNEVRRMLINNGSSVNILFKHTVDRMKLGSVRSNEFREDPLYGFENNLVPIQGTIYLSVIFGSAPNQVTHVIKFYVINTPSSYNGIIGRSALTRIQAITSISHLKIKFPTPTGVGEVKGDYEVAERCYSQALVMAETHQDKRGRLWSFANNKALRRNIAPTQGMIPEKKSRS; via the coding sequence ATGGTAATCTCATTCAGTAGCAAGGATTATGAAGGGATCAACCCGAATCACAACGAAGCTTTGGTGGTAACACTCTATATTTTTGACAATGAGGTAAGGAGAATGCTGATAAACAATGGCTCTTCAGTAAATATACTCTTCAAGCATACTGTGGACCGGATGAAGCTAGGGAGTGTGCGCTCAAATGAATTCCGAGAGGACCCTCTCTATGGGTTCGAGAataacttggtcccgatccagggaACCATATACTTGTCAGTAATATTTGGGTCGGCCCCTAACCAAGTGACCCATGTCATAAAATTCTACGTGATCAACACTCCCTCATCCTACAACGGCATCATTGGCCGATCAGCTCTAaccaggatccaagcaatcacctcAATATCACATTTGAAAATCAAATTCCCAACTCCAACCGGGGTAGGAGAAGTTAAGGGAGATTATGAGGTCGCTGAGAGATGTTACAGCCAAGCTCTGGTAATGGCTGAAACCCATCAAGACAAAAGAGGAAGGCTGTGGTCCTTCGCAAACAACAAAGCATTAAGAAGAAACATCGCCCCCACTCAAGGGATGATTCCAGAAAAGAAGTCCAGATCATAG